Proteins encoded within one genomic window of Xylophilus sp. GOD-11R:
- a CDS encoding aminopeptidase has protein sequence MVLAPLLAGCTGLGSTGPGYYWQSITGHLELMRSARPVDDWLADPTTSPALRDRLQLSQRIRAFASKELGLPDNPSYRRYADLHRAAAVWNVVAAPPLSLTLQTWCFPVTGCIGYRGYYNERAAREEAAGLRGQGLEVSVYGVPAYSTLGWLNWAGGDPLLSTFIGYPEGELARMVFHELAHQVVYAEGDTTFNESFATAVEQMGRERWLAREASPEARTAYERYAGRQRDFRDLTRDTRRSLEVVYEASDASIEEKETQKAAIMAEFRARYAALRQGWGGDAAGVGGYDRWVAESNNASFGALAAYDTLVPAFQALFSQVAATPGDPWPRFYAEVRRLAALPKAERLAALQALAPP, from the coding sequence ATGGTTTTGGCTCCACTGCTGGCCGGATGCACCGGCCTGGGCAGCACCGGACCGGGCTATTACTGGCAGTCGATCACCGGCCATCTGGAGCTGATGCGCTCGGCCCGGCCGGTGGACGACTGGCTGGCAGACCCCACCACCAGCCCGGCTCTGCGCGACCGGCTGCAGCTGTCGCAGCGCATCCGGGCCTTCGCGTCGAAGGAACTGGGCCTGCCGGACAACCCGAGCTACCGGCGCTACGCCGACCTGCATCGCGCCGCGGCCGTGTGGAACGTGGTCGCCGCGCCGCCGCTGTCGCTGACGCTGCAGACCTGGTGCTTTCCGGTCACGGGCTGCATCGGCTATCGCGGCTACTACAACGAGCGCGCGGCGCGAGAGGAAGCCGCCGGCCTGCGCGGCCAGGGGCTGGAGGTGTCGGTCTACGGCGTGCCGGCGTACTCCACGCTCGGCTGGCTCAACTGGGCCGGCGGCGATCCGTTGCTCAGCACCTTCATCGGCTACCCGGAGGGCGAACTGGCGCGCATGGTGTTCCACGAGCTGGCGCACCAGGTCGTCTACGCCGAGGGCGACACCACCTTCAACGAGTCCTTTGCGACTGCCGTCGAGCAGATGGGTCGCGAACGCTGGCTGGCCCGCGAGGCCTCGCCCGAGGCCCGCACGGCCTACGAACGTTATGCCGGTCGGCAACGCGATTTCCGCGACCTGACGCGCGACACGCGGCGCTCGCTCGAGGTGGTGTACGAGGCGAGCGATGCCTCGATCGAGGAAAAGGAAACCCAGAAGGCGGCGATCATGGCCGAGTTCCGTGCGCGATACGCCGCGCTGCGCCAGGGCTGGGGCGGCGATGCGGCCGGCGTTGGCGGCTATGACCGCTGGGTGGCGGAATCCAACAACGCGTCGTTCGGCGCGCTGGCGGCCTACGACACCCTGGTGCCGGCCTTCCAGGCGCTGTTCTCCCAGGTGGCCGCGACCCCGGGCGATCCGTGGCCGCGCTTCTATGCCGAGGTGCGCCGGCTCGCCGCGCTGCCCAAGGCCGAGCGGCTGGCGGCGCTGCAGGCGCTCGCCCCGCCCTGA
- a CDS encoding M20 aminoacylase family protein — MTTDTLDADLPAITALRRDIHAHPELGFEEVRTSGLVADRLQAWGIEVHRGIGRTGLVGVIRGDRDSGRRTLGIRADMDALPILEKNTFAHASRHPGRMHACGHDGHTAILLAAAEHLSKHRDFDGTVHLIFQPAEEGGGGGRAMVEEGLFDRFPCEAVFGLHNWPGMLPGQMAVSAGPVMASSNEFKITIRGKGCHAAMPHLGIDPVPVACQMVQAFQTIVSRNKKPLDAGVISVTMIHTGEATNVVPDTCVIEGTVRTFSIEVLDLIERRMRQVAEHTCAAFETDCEFVFDRNYPPTINHAAEADFLRGVAQRVLGEHNVPAQEPTMGAEDFSYMLMARPGAYAFLANGDGGHRDAGHGMGPCMLHNPSYDFNDALIPTGARCWVELVRAWFDAPAPLR; from the coding sequence ATGACCACCGACACCCTGGACGCCGACCTGCCGGCCATTACCGCCCTGCGGCGCGACATCCACGCCCATCCCGAGCTCGGCTTCGAGGAAGTGCGCACCTCCGGCCTGGTGGCCGACCGGCTTCAGGCCTGGGGCATCGAGGTGCACCGGGGCATCGGCCGCACCGGGCTGGTCGGCGTGATTCGCGGCGATCGCGACAGCGGCCGCCGCACGCTGGGCATACGCGCCGACATGGACGCCCTGCCGATCCTCGAGAAGAACACCTTCGCCCACGCCAGCCGGCATCCGGGCCGCATGCACGCCTGCGGGCACGACGGCCACACGGCGATCCTGCTGGCCGCGGCCGAGCACCTGTCGAAGCACCGCGACTTCGACGGCACGGTGCACCTCATCTTCCAGCCGGCAGAAGAGGGCGGCGGCGGTGGCCGTGCGATGGTGGAAGAAGGGCTGTTCGACCGCTTTCCCTGCGAGGCGGTCTTCGGCCTGCACAACTGGCCCGGCATGCTGCCCGGCCAGATGGCGGTGAGCGCCGGGCCGGTCATGGCCTCGTCCAACGAATTCAAGATCACCATCCGCGGCAAGGGTTGCCACGCCGCCATGCCGCATCTGGGCATCGACCCGGTGCCGGTGGCCTGCCAGATGGTGCAGGCTTTCCAGACCATCGTCAGCCGCAACAAGAAGCCGCTGGACGCCGGCGTGATCTCGGTCACCATGATCCACACCGGCGAGGCCACCAACGTGGTGCCCGACACCTGCGTGATCGAGGGCACGGTGCGCACCTTCAGCATCGAGGTGCTCGACCTGATCGAGCGGCGCATGCGCCAGGTGGCCGAACACACCTGCGCGGCCTTCGAGACCGACTGCGAGTTCGTTTTCGACCGCAACTATCCGCCCACCATCAACCACGCGGCAGAAGCCGACTTCCTGCGCGGCGTGGCGCAGCGGGTGCTGGGCGAGCACAACGTGCCGGCGCAGGAGCCCACCATGGGCGCGGAAGACTTCTCCTACATGCTCATGGCCCGCCCCGGCGCCTATGCCTTCCTGGCCAACGGCGACGGCGGCCATCGCGACGCGGGCCACGGCATGGGGCCGTGCATGCTGCACAACCCGAGTTACGACTTCAACGACGCCCTCATTCCCACCGGCGCCCGCTGCTGGGTGGAGCTGGTGCGCGCCTGGTTCGACGCACCCGCGCCGCTGCGCTGA
- a CDS encoding chorismate--pyruvate lyase family protein translates to MPLSELPAGLLRQRFLQAGAVPDRERVERRFLRLLMVQDGSTTRLCETVAGRPIDLYVPLQHLTAEVPAVVRQRLPGERFIERRVCLAAHGQVMMDNLSYIALEGLAPAVRAELEAGTTPIGHLLERLWAKRDFDDAGMAPVRERLWNAVGQPDAEATRSYRVITPDGPLMLITETWRRGMLMGLD, encoded by the coding sequence GTGCCCTTGTCCGAACTGCCCGCCGGCCTGCTGCGCCAGCGTTTTCTCCAGGCCGGTGCCGTGCCGGATCGCGAACGTGTCGAACGCCGTTTCCTTCGCTTGCTGATGGTGCAGGACGGCTCCACCACCCGCCTGTGCGAGACGGTGGCCGGCAGGCCGATCGACCTCTACGTGCCGCTGCAACACCTCACCGCCGAGGTGCCGGCCGTGGTGCGGCAACGTCTGCCGGGCGAGCGCTTCATCGAACGCCGTGTCTGCCTCGCGGCGCACGGGCAGGTGATGATGGACAACCTCAGCTACATCGCCCTGGAAGGCCTGGCACCGGCCGTGCGTGCCGAGCTCGAAGCCGGCACCACGCCCATCGGCCACCTGCTGGAGCGGCTCTGGGCCAAGCGCGATTTCGACGACGCGGGCATGGCGCCGGTGCGCGAACGGCTGTGGAACGCCGTTGGCCAGCCCGACGCCGAAGCCACCCGCAGCTACCGGGTGATCACGCCCGACGGGCCGCTGATGCTGATCACCGAAACCTGGCGGCGTGGCATGCTGATGGGCCTGGACTGA